In Montipora capricornis isolate CH-2021 chromosome 4, ASM3666992v2, whole genome shotgun sequence, a single genomic region encodes these proteins:
- the LOC138047309 gene encoding syntaxin-7-like gives MSFGEFSANSGSGGTSEYNRLCGCVSNNIQAINKNVASIERLVDKLGTSEDHSQLQSKLQQTEQATQKLAKETNSFLKQLPHLLGEAPADKRQRKIQVEKLADNFTAALNSFQKVQRIAAEKERESVSRARSISSTMPAPSQMGGFTDDHTLAENDRTAGGLQVQAEEEVSVELIEERERAIRQLESDIVGVNEIFRDLATMVYEQGEVIDSIEAHVEVTSVNVEQANVQLDKASHYQKAARKKMCCILVIVVLAAVVLGLIIYFSLK, from the exons ATGTCATTTGGTGAATTCTCTGCAAACTCTGGATCAG GTGGTACTTCTGAGTATAATCGGCTTTGTGGATGTGTCAGTAACAATATTCAAGCAATTAATAAAAATG TTGCTTCAATTGAAAGGCTTGTGGACAAACTTGGAACTTCAGAGGATCATTCACAATTACAGAGCAAACT ACAACAGACAGAGCAGGCTACACAAAAACTTGCCAAGGAAACTAATTCTTTCCTGAAGCAGCTGCCTCATCTGTTGGGAGAAGCACCAGCAGACAAA CGTCAGCGAAAgatacaagttgagaaacttgCAGACAATTTTACTGCAGCATTAAACAGCTTCCAGAAAGTCCAGCGG ATCGCTGCTGAGAAAGAGCGAGAGTCAGTTTCAAGAGCCAGATCAATTTCATCCACAATGCCTGCTCCCAGC cAAATGGGTGGATTCACTGATGACCACACTTTGGCAGAAAATGATAG AACTGCAGGTGGCCTCCAAGTGCAAGCAGAGGAAGAAGTATCTGTTGAGCTGATTGAGGAAAGAGAAAGAGCTATTAGACAGCTAGAG TCTGATATTGTCGGTGTTAATGAAATCTTCAGAGATCTTGCAACAATGGTTTACGAGCAAGGTGAAGTGATAG ATAGCATTGAGGCCCATGTGGAGGTCACTTCTGTCAATGTGGAACAGGCAAACGTTCAGTTAGACAAAGCTAGCCATTACCAG AAAGCAGCAAGAAAGAAGATGTGTTGTATCCTGGTGATTGTAGTTCTTGCTGCCGTTGTCTTAGGTCTCATAATTTATTTCTCCCTCAAGTAG
- the LOC138047310 gene encoding nucleolar protein 58-like codes for MGCSASKSSEVVAPMPTQLKANSSLNSSQEDEKTGQPKNIDTQTNTRTRVLKKERSDDSLHGSQCSLNSNSVSAKSDRESSARSTRSTTDSGLGEFEEDPNIISERSTTEKQKIVLVEERPPTPELCIEGTKIARRKTLKEKRVSFSEKQEEVRNRINALAPMGGVTERPQSRGGMAFDVMLCPETGNVKRRPQHLRKLEKRKKKSTRRTKEEIDEKLKHADERRKEKEQQLREKAQAMITRENNKRALENFARSQMINEQTISS; via the exons ATGGGTTGTTCAGCATCAAAATCGTCAGAAGTAGTTGCGCCAATGCCTACACAATTAAAAGCAAACTCGAGCTTGAATTCATCTCAAGAAGATGAGAAAACTGGACAACCTAAAAATATCGATACGCAGACAAACACAAGAACTCGTGTTCTTAAGAAGGAACGATCCGACGACAGCTTGCATGGAAGCCAGTGCAGTTTGAACTCAAACTCGGTTTCTGCAAAATCAGATCGTGAGAGCTCCGCAAGATCTACACGAAGTACGACAGATAGCGGTTTAGGAGAATTTGAAGAGGACCCAAATATCATATCAGAGAGGTCTACAAcggaaaaacagaaaattgtcTTGGTAGAGGAAAGACCCCCCACTCCAG AGCTCTGCATTGAAGGCACTAAAATTGCAAGACGGAAGACCTTAAAAGAGAAAAGAGTTTCCTTTTCAGAGAAGCAAGAAGAAGTTCGAAACAGAATTAATGCACTTGCACCCATGGGAGGGGTCACAGAGAGACCTCAAAGCAGAGGAGGAATGGCATTTGATGTAATGCTCTGCCCTGAAACTGGTAATGTGAAAAGAAGACCCCAACATctaagaaaattggaaaaaagaaagaagaagtcTACAAGGAGAACGAAAGAGGAGATTGACGAAAAGCTTAAACATGCAGATGAGAGAAGAAAA GAAAAAGAACAGCAGTTGAGAGAAAAAGCTCAAGCAATgataacaagagaaaataacaAGAGAGCATTGGAAAACTTTGCTCGAAGTCAAATGATTAATGAACAGACGATATCAAGTTAG